The following proteins are encoded in a genomic region of Desulfosporosinus youngiae DSM 17734:
- a CDS encoding MFS transporter, whose amino-acid sequence MSNKNRTLAWMAIAILLGYLPWYNFSAVSSYILAEFSLDTGDLGLILSSFQAGYVIMVIFTGWLADKVGRKKVVAWATLCTGLFSTLFAIMANSFTSILVLRVLTGLSAGAIYAPGIALLINWFPPNERGKAVGAYTGALTSAFAGGYFIAAPLAAIYNWRIGILATSIPAFAAAAIILIFVREKPTQCLENPIGGKLPAIDNQDLGALKKHRLAPVLTITGYMGHMWELYAFYGWIGPFLMASAYAVGYSKLDAVLIGGQLSAIIILLGAPAVWLIGTAADKWGKERMIILAALGSLLAELFFGFLYGHTLSIVAMFGMWIGFWSVADSGIYKVILTDRVRGENAATALGIQSAIGYSMTIISPYLFGKVLELTNKGIAEPIYAQQWILPFLMLGAGAIVAPLSVALLKRLS is encoded by the coding sequence AGAATCGAACTCTGGCTTGGATGGCTATAGCGATACTTCTAGGCTACCTGCCTTGGTATAACTTTTCAGCGGTTTCGAGTTATATATTAGCAGAGTTTAGTCTGGATACTGGAGATTTGGGATTAATACTCTCTTCATTTCAAGCAGGATATGTCATAATGGTCATTTTCACTGGTTGGTTAGCGGACAAGGTGGGCAGGAAAAAGGTCGTGGCTTGGGCGACATTGTGTACGGGCCTATTTTCAACACTTTTTGCTATTATGGCGAATAGTTTCACCAGTATTCTAGTTCTAAGGGTTCTGACCGGTCTCTCCGCAGGTGCAATCTATGCCCCGGGAATAGCCCTTCTTATCAACTGGTTTCCTCCGAATGAGAGGGGAAAAGCTGTTGGAGCTTACACAGGAGCACTTACCTCAGCCTTCGCCGGAGGCTACTTTATCGCTGCACCCCTAGCCGCAATTTACAATTGGAGAATAGGAATTTTGGCTACTTCGATTCCCGCCTTTGCAGCAGCTGCCATAATCTTAATATTTGTAAGAGAAAAACCCACTCAATGTCTGGAAAACCCTATTGGCGGAAAGCTGCCCGCTATTGACAACCAAGATTTGGGCGCGTTAAAGAAACATCGTCTGGCTCCGGTGTTGACCATTACCGGATATATGGGACATATGTGGGAGCTCTATGCCTTTTATGGATGGATCGGTCCATTTCTGATGGCAAGCGCTTATGCGGTAGGTTACAGCAAACTAGATGCCGTGTTAATTGGGGGGCAGTTGTCGGCAATTATCATTCTGCTGGGTGCACCCGCAGTCTGGCTTATCGGGACAGCTGCAGATAAATGGGGCAAAGAACGCATGATCATCCTCGCCGCTCTCGGAAGTCTGCTAGCTGAACTATTCTTTGGATTTTTATACGGACACACTTTATCTATCGTAGCGATGTTTGGAATGTGGATCGGCTTCTGGTCGGTTGCAGATTCAGGAATATATAAAGTGATATTAACCGATAGGGTACGAGGAGAAAACGCTGCAACAGCCTTGGGGATTCAATCCGCAATCGGTTATTCCATGACCATCATATCCCCTTACCTTTTTGGTAAAGTCCTCGAATTAACGAATAAAGGAATAGCTGAGCCGATTTATGCCCAGCAATGGATTTTGCCGTTCCTAATGCTGGGAGCAGGTGCAATCGTTGCCCCTTTAAGCGTTGCTTTGTTGAAGCGTCTATCATGA